In Halorhodospira halophila, a genomic segment contains:
- a CDS encoding cytochrome c-type biogenesis protein, protein MSVTLVAASQARRGDTTGQRLRGLLVALFLLAGAAVAAPAGAVSIGEPLDFETEEQEEQYYTLVRQLRCTVCQTETIYESPAELAGDMRRRVYEMTVDGYDKDEIVDFMTARYGDYVRYNPPLQMNTALLWVSPFLLLVIGGVAWLQVIRHRQQKAAQTDLTESERRALERFRRGD, encoded by the coding sequence ATGAGCGTAACTCTGGTTGCAGCGTCGCAGGCGCGCCGCGGCGACACCACCGGGCAGCGTCTTCGAGGGCTGCTCGTGGCGCTTTTCCTGCTCGCCGGGGCGGCGGTGGCCGCGCCGGCCGGCGCGGTCTCCATTGGCGAGCCGCTGGATTTCGAGACCGAAGAGCAGGAAGAGCAGTACTACACCCTGGTCCGGCAGCTGCGCTGCACCGTCTGCCAGACCGAGACCATCTACGAGTCGCCGGCAGAGCTGGCCGGGGACATGCGCCGCCGCGTCTACGAGATGACCGTCGATGGCTACGACAAGGACGAAATCGTCGATTTCATGACGGCGCGCTACGGCGACTACGTCCGCTACAACCCGCCGCTGCAGATGAACACAGCCCTGCTCTGGGTCAGCCCCTTTTTGCTGCTGGTCATCGGCGGCGTGGCGTGGCTGCAGGTCATCCGCCACCGTCAGCAGAAGGCGGCGCAGACTGATCTGACCGAATCCGAGCGGCGGGCGCTGGAACGTTTCCGGCGCGGCGACTAA
- the ccmI gene encoding c-type cytochrome biogenesis protein CcmI, protein MSGAFVGAVVVLCTLALIFVLFPLLRDAARTRTQSRRQVNAAIHRDRIRELDQDLENGTLSRAQYDAAVADLDRDLVQSGAIDSEEEQAGYLPRARRGVVIAAATVSAVAVPVLALSMYHSLGDERAFTQAGTPTTPDRQQQSGAPGQPQQHDPDEIEAMAQQLRDRLEQSPDDPTGWVLYGRTMIYLENLDEAENAFRRALDLGADDDPNLLAEYADILAATTGNLQGEPMEYLQRALEIDPENVRALWLAGTAAYNNADYEGARSYWEELLDVVPPNSQEAQAIQSNLRQLPDGEG, encoded by the coding sequence ATGAGTGGAGCCTTCGTAGGGGCCGTTGTGGTCCTCTGCACCCTCGCCTTGATCTTCGTGCTCTTCCCGCTGCTGCGGGATGCCGCGCGGACGCGGACGCAGTCGCGTCGGCAGGTCAACGCAGCGATCCACCGGGACCGTATCCGTGAGCTGGACCAGGATCTGGAGAACGGCACCCTGAGCCGGGCGCAGTACGACGCGGCGGTCGCCGACCTGGACCGGGACCTGGTCCAGAGCGGGGCCATCGACAGCGAGGAGGAGCAAGCCGGCTATCTGCCGCGGGCCCGCCGCGGGGTGGTCATCGCGGCGGCCACCGTCAGTGCCGTGGCCGTGCCGGTGCTGGCGCTGTCCATGTACCACTCCCTTGGCGACGAGCGCGCCTTCACCCAGGCTGGCACTCCGACCACGCCGGATCGCCAGCAGCAGTCTGGCGCACCGGGGCAGCCGCAACAGCACGACCCGGACGAGATCGAGGCCATGGCACAACAGCTGCGTGATCGGCTGGAGCAGAGCCCCGACGACCCCACCGGATGGGTCCTCTACGGCCGCACCATGATCTACCTGGAGAACCTCGACGAGGCCGAGAACGCCTTCCGGCGGGCGCTGGATCTGGGTGCGGACGACGACCCCAACCTTCTCGCCGAGTACGCCGATATCCTGGCGGCGACCACCGGCAACCTGCAGGGTGAACCCATGGAGTATCTCCAGCGCGCCCTGGAGATCGATCCGGAGAACGTCCGCGCGCTGTGGCTGGCTGGTACCGCGGCCTACAACAACGCGGACTACGAGGGGGCCCGATCCTACTGGGAAGAGCTTCTGGACGTCGTACCGCCGAACTCCCAAGAGGCGCAGGCGATCCAGTCGAACCTGCGGCAGCTGCCGGACGGCGAGGGCTGA
- a CDS encoding ammonia-forming cytochrome c nitrite reductase subunit c552 → MILGLILIGGIVGLTLAVAGNGDGSAPTGAAAAHHDGDADTSAEEIDAWDLGIGNSAFRHLPQYRSYQKNWDDTVMTEYGGSVPHHKHDGESPLPEGYRHAQPYLKNLWLGYPFSWHYERARGHTYAVIDVTTTDRINRYSEQADLPATCWNCKGNTMPQLLEAKGDDFWSSNFHDYRKIHDPADHAIGCTNCHDPNEDMRLRITSVPLKAYLERQGKDWRNKSTQQMRSLVCAQCHVEYYFEDGDHGVAAKPHLPWDEGLDPGDMFEFKEDGDPERDGFKGQFVDWVHPVSETPMIKVQHPEFEMYQGSVHAEADVACADCHMPRVSKGRADITSHHLTSPLSSEEMIKKSCQGCHEDKSPSWLRERTESHQERVWRQLNVAQEKSVRAHEAVRLARELDEEQLDADLLDEARQMIRRGQWYWDYVSAENSAGAHNPSKALDTLASSQQYSNRAVELALRASDYAIASDLFAAPIEELVPPIMEHSRALQMDEEHLASHPWLEYLDPLPEADKVWDGQKRLR, encoded by the coding sequence GTGATACTCGGTCTCATCCTGATCGGCGGTATCGTCGGCCTGACCCTGGCCGTTGCCGGCAACGGCGATGGGAGCGCCCCCACCGGGGCCGCAGCGGCGCATCACGACGGCGACGCCGACACCTCCGCCGAGGAGATCGACGCGTGGGATCTGGGCATCGGCAACAGCGCCTTCCGGCACCTGCCGCAGTATCGCTCGTACCAGAAGAACTGGGACGACACAGTGATGACCGAGTACGGCGGCTCGGTCCCCCACCACAAGCACGACGGCGAGAGCCCGCTGCCCGAGGGCTACCGGCACGCCCAGCCGTACCTGAAGAACCTGTGGCTCGGCTACCCCTTCTCGTGGCACTACGAGCGCGCCCGCGGCCACACCTATGCGGTCATCGACGTGACCACCACCGACCGGATCAACCGCTACAGCGAACAGGCGGACCTGCCGGCCACCTGCTGGAACTGCAAGGGCAACACCATGCCGCAGCTGCTCGAGGCCAAGGGCGACGACTTCTGGTCCTCGAACTTCCACGACTACCGCAAGATCCACGATCCGGCGGATCACGCCATTGGCTGCACCAATTGCCACGACCCGAACGAGGACATGCGGCTACGGATCACCAGCGTCCCGCTGAAGGCGTACCTGGAGCGCCAGGGTAAGGACTGGCGCAACAAGTCCACTCAGCAGATGCGCTCGCTGGTCTGTGCCCAATGCCACGTGGAGTACTACTTCGAGGACGGCGATCACGGCGTGGCCGCCAAGCCGCACCTGCCCTGGGACGAGGGCCTCGACCCGGGGGACATGTTCGAGTTCAAGGAGGACGGTGACCCGGAGCGCGACGGGTTCAAGGGGCAGTTCGTCGACTGGGTGCACCCGGTCTCGGAGACACCGATGATCAAGGTCCAGCACCCGGAGTTCGAGATGTACCAGGGCAGCGTGCACGCCGAGGCGGACGTCGCCTGTGCCGACTGCCACATGCCGCGGGTGAGCAAGGGCCGGGCCGATATCACCTCCCACCACCTGACCTCGCCGCTGAGTAGCGAGGAGATGATCAAGAAATCGTGCCAGGGCTGCCACGAGGACAAGTCGCCGAGTTGGCTGCGCGAGCGCACCGAGTCTCACCAGGAGCGGGTCTGGCGGCAGCTGAACGTCGCCCAGGAGAAGTCGGTGCGCGCCCACGAGGCCGTCCGCCTGGCCCGGGAGCTGGACGAGGAACAGCTCGACGCCGACTTGCTGGATGAGGCCCGGCAGATGATCCGCCGCGGGCAGTGGTACTGGGACTACGTCTCGGCGGAGAACAGCGCCGGCGCCCACAACCCGAGCAAGGCGCTCGATACCCTGGCCTCCTCGCAGCAGTACAGCAACCGCGCCGTGGAGCTGGCCCTGCGCGCCAGCGACTACGCGATCGCCTCGGATCTGTTCGCCGCTCCCATCGAGGAGCTGGTGCCACCGATCATGGAGCACAGCCGGGCGCTGCAGATGGATGAGGAGCACTTGGCCTCCCACCCGTGGCTGGAGTACCTGGACCCGCTGCCGGAGGCTGACAAGGTCTGGGACGGCCAGAAGCGGCTGCGCTGA
- a CDS encoding NapC/NirT family cytochrome c — MRRFGPLGIIALLIVLLALLLGGGYGAHELTINNHFCAACHAYEKTSWDQSEHRQVDCIACHTKGFAYDKIQGTRKVWLTVTGQVNPHNDPLPRYPEETSENCVDCHITDAIAEEQPFFIARHNRYMEHAPTCMACHDSGHDRQLQRMKRP, encoded by the coding sequence ATGAGACGCTTCGGCCCCCTCGGCATCATCGCGCTGCTGATCGTGCTACTGGCCCTCCTGCTCGGCGGCGGCTACGGCGCCCATGAGCTGACCATCAACAACCACTTCTGCGCCGCGTGCCACGCCTACGAGAAGACCTCGTGGGATCAGAGCGAGCACCGGCAGGTGGACTGCATTGCCTGCCACACCAAGGGCTTCGCCTACGACAAGATCCAGGGCACACGCAAGGTCTGGCTGACCGTCACCGGGCAGGTGAATCCCCACAACGACCCCCTGCCCCGCTACCCCGAGGAGACCAGCGAGAACTGTGTGGACTGCCACATCACCGACGCCATCGCCGAGGAACAGCCCTTTTTCATCGCCCGGCACAACCGCTACATGGAGCATGCCCCCACGTGCATGGCCTGCCACGATTCCGGCCACGACCGGCAGCTGCAGCGGATGAAGCGCCCCTAG
- a CDS encoding S9 family peptidase, whose product MSASTPQPPRAAEAPEVIERFGVQLNDPYAWLRDPNWREAMLDPGQLQPAIRAHLEAENAYTEAVMEPVAPLRERLFAELRGRIKEEDASVPDPDGPYEYYVRYRADGQHPVACRRPRGGGAEEVLLDGDRLAEGHAYFQLGDWAHSDDHRYLAYAVDTSGAEAYTIRIRDLERGVELPECLEQARGDFVWAGDGCTLFYTVLDDEHRPLWVYRHRLGDPASADEVVYEETDPGFFIGLERTESRRFLLIETHDHTTSEVHAAPADDPEAGFRCLMPRERGVEYTVSDSGEHWLILTNRAAQDFRIVRVPLEAPEPGRFEELVPHRPGVLIHDMLLFRDHLVRLESEDALPRIVVRRLADGAEHSVAFEEAAYALGLAGGLEYETTRLRFSYSSLTTPGRVYDYDMETRVRSLRKEQEIPSGHDPAAYVARRLYATAADGERVPISLLHRADVQPGAETPLWLNGYGAYGISQPAAFSPHRLSLVDRGFVYAIAHVRGGKERGYRWYEAGKLEHKPNTFSDYVACAEHLIEAGYTGAGRVVVHGGSAGGMLVGAVLNQRPELFGAAVADVPFVDVLNTMSDPSLPLTPPEWPEWGNPLEDEQAFRTILGYSPYENVQARAYPPILATAGVSDPRVTYWEPAKWVARLRALKTDDNPLLLYTNMSAGHAGPGGRFDYLREVALRYAFVLWVFGRPDG is encoded by the coding sequence ATGAGCGCATCGACGCCGCAGCCGCCGCGGGCCGCCGAGGCCCCCGAGGTCATCGAGCGCTTCGGGGTGCAACTGAACGATCCCTACGCCTGGCTGCGCGACCCGAACTGGCGGGAGGCGATGCTCGACCCCGGGCAACTGCAGCCGGCCATCCGCGCCCACCTGGAGGCAGAGAACGCCTACACCGAGGCAGTGATGGAGCCGGTGGCGCCGCTGCGCGAGCGGCTCTTTGCCGAGCTGCGCGGGCGGATCAAGGAGGAGGACGCCTCGGTCCCGGATCCCGACGGTCCTTACGAGTACTACGTGCGCTACCGCGCCGACGGGCAGCACCCGGTGGCGTGTCGCCGCCCGCGCGGCGGAGGGGCCGAGGAGGTCCTGCTCGACGGTGACCGCCTGGCCGAGGGGCACGCCTACTTCCAGCTCGGTGACTGGGCCCACAGCGACGATCACCGCTACCTGGCCTACGCCGTGGATACCAGCGGTGCCGAGGCGTACACCATCCGCATCCGCGATCTCGAGCGCGGGGTCGAGCTGCCCGAGTGCCTGGAGCAGGCCCGCGGCGACTTTGTCTGGGCCGGGGACGGGTGCACGCTCTTCTACACCGTCCTGGACGATGAGCACCGGCCGCTCTGGGTCTACCGGCATCGGCTGGGTGATCCGGCCAGCGCGGACGAGGTGGTCTACGAGGAGACCGATCCCGGCTTCTTTATCGGCCTGGAGCGCACCGAGAGCCGGCGGTTTTTGCTCATCGAGACCCACGATCACACTACCTCGGAGGTCCACGCCGCGCCCGCCGACGATCCGGAGGCCGGGTTCCGCTGCCTGATGCCCCGCGAGCGCGGCGTGGAGTACACGGTCAGTGACAGCGGCGAGCACTGGCTGATCCTGACCAACCGGGCGGCGCAGGACTTTCGCATCGTCCGCGTGCCGCTCGAGGCCCCGGAGCCGGGGCGTTTCGAGGAGCTGGTCCCGCATCGCCCCGGTGTGCTGATCCACGACATGCTGCTCTTCCGCGATCACCTGGTGCGCCTGGAGAGCGAGGATGCGCTGCCGCGGATCGTCGTCCGGCGTCTGGCCGATGGCGCCGAGCACAGCGTCGCCTTCGAGGAGGCGGCGTATGCGCTGGGCCTCGCCGGCGGGCTCGAATACGAGACCACCCGGCTGCGCTTTAGCTACTCCTCGCTGACCACGCCGGGACGGGTCTACGACTACGACATGGAGACCCGGGTGCGGAGCCTGCGCAAGGAGCAGGAGATCCCCAGCGGGCACGACCCGGCGGCTTACGTGGCGCGGCGGCTCTACGCCACGGCCGCCGATGGGGAGCGGGTGCCGATCTCGCTGCTCCACCGGGCGGACGTGCAGCCGGGGGCGGAGACGCCGCTGTGGCTCAACGGCTACGGCGCCTACGGCATCAGCCAGCCGGCCGCCTTCTCGCCGCACCGTCTCTCGCTGGTCGATCGCGGCTTCGTCTACGCCATCGCCCACGTCCGCGGTGGCAAGGAGCGTGGCTATCGCTGGTACGAGGCGGGCAAGCTCGAGCACAAGCCGAACACCTTCAGCGACTACGTCGCCTGTGCCGAGCACCTGATCGAGGCCGGTTACACCGGCGCCGGGCGGGTGGTCGTCCACGGTGGGTCGGCCGGCGGCATGCTCGTCGGCGCCGTGCTCAATCAGCGCCCGGAGCTCTTCGGGGCGGCCGTGGCCGATGTCCCCTTCGTCGACGTGCTCAACACCATGAGCGATCCGAGCCTGCCGCTGACCCCGCCGGAGTGGCCGGAGTGGGGCAATCCGCTGGAAGACGAGCAGGCCTTCCGTACGATCCTCGGCTACTCGCCCTACGAGAACGTCCAGGCCCGCGCCTATCCACCGATCCTCGCCACCGCCGGGGTCTCGGACCCGCGCGTGACCTACTGGGAGCCGGCCAAGTGGGTGGCCCGGCTGCGCGCGCTGAAGACCGACGACAATCCGTTGCTGCTCTACACCAACATGAGCGCCGGCCACGCCGGCCCGGGCGGACGCTTCGACTACCTGCGCGAGGTGGCGTTGCGCTACGCCTTCGTGCTCTGGGTCTTCGGTCGCCCCGACGGCTGA
- a CDS encoding acyl-CoA thioesterase domain-containing protein, producing the protein MAELLEQVRSARAAGDCQRLTDLVPYARLIGMRFEPCPEGEGLCIRLPYRDDLIGRPGSGSLHGGLLGAFLEHGAIMQILWEGQSCYLPRIINFHVDYLRRGAQETTYATVEIRRQGRRVANVHASAWQSEPQRPIAAARGHFLLTPPEGSDGI; encoded by the coding sequence GTGGCTGAACTCCTGGAACAGGTCCGCTCCGCGCGTGCGGCCGGCGACTGCCAGCGCCTGACCGACCTTGTCCCCTACGCCCGGCTGATCGGCATGCGCTTCGAGCCGTGTCCGGAGGGCGAGGGGCTGTGCATCCGCCTGCCGTACCGCGACGATCTCATCGGCCGGCCCGGCAGCGGCTCGCTACACGGCGGGCTGCTCGGCGCCTTCCTCGAGCACGGGGCGATCATGCAGATCCTCTGGGAGGGGCAGAGCTGCTACCTGCCTCGGATCATCAACTTCCACGTGGATTATCTGCGCCGCGGGGCGCAGGAGACCACCTACGCCACGGTGGAGATCCGCCGTCAGGGGCGGCGTGTGGCCAATGTGCACGCCAGCGCCTGGCAGTCGGAGCCGCAGCGGCCGATCGCCGCCGCCCGCGGCCACTTCCTGCTGACACCGCCGGAGGGGAGCGACGGAATATGA
- a CDS encoding PaaI family thioesterase, producing the protein MTAETDNGAGIGLEHARRLFRGSPHGALIGLELVELGDDHLIARVPYRPELIGNPETGHIHGGVITTLIDQSCGAAVLMATGPAERIVTLDLRVDHLRPAAAGRDVYARCECYRLAGEVAFARAVAYEDDPAEPFATSMSAFMRLREGVGRG; encoded by the coding sequence ATGACCGCAGAGACGGACAACGGTGCCGGGATCGGCCTCGAGCACGCCCGGCGCCTCTTCCGGGGCTCACCCCACGGGGCGCTGATCGGCCTGGAACTGGTGGAGCTCGGGGACGATCATCTCATCGCCCGGGTGCCGTACCGCCCGGAGCTGATCGGCAATCCGGAGACCGGCCACATCCACGGCGGCGTGATCACCACGCTCATCGACCAGAGCTGCGGGGCGGCGGTGCTGATGGCCACCGGCCCGGCGGAGCGGATCGTCACCCTCGACCTGCGGGTCGATCACTTGCGCCCGGCGGCCGCCGGGCGGGACGTCTACGCCCGCTGCGAGTGCTACCGCCTGGCCGGTGAAGTCGCCTTCGCCCGGGCCGTGGCCTACGAGGACGACCCGGCGGAGCCGTTCGCCACCAGCATGAGCGCCTTCATGCGCCTGCGCGAGGGGGTGGGCCGTGGCTGA
- a CDS encoding OmpP1/FadL family transporter: MHPTRRAVYLAPCLLALGGAATSAHGAAFQLQEQSASLLGSAFAGRSADAHDISHTFFNPATLGVHAGRGAEAELVLSYIDPTFDFEADDPQAAGALGFDASASGGESALAPVFYAGFDLAPDLRAGLGINVPYGLETDYPEDWVGRYDAVNTDLVTIDINPQLGWRVDERLSVGFGVSAQYADATLSQMVSNNPSDPNDDNKLSVEGDDWSYGFNLGAHYAVTEATQLGIAYRHGMSHTLSGDAELSEDLGLGTETGGEADLDIPASLNLGVSHRLDRRWTLLADATWTQWSDFDELAIQFDEAILVDAAGDPILEQSDDYDWDDTWLLSLGTRFDLNERWDLRAGVAYDQTPTGDSNRTPRIPDEDRTWLAVGGSWYPAAAEQLSVDFGYTYIWLDDAEITVADREELEAAGVDPVDGEYESNVQIFAASANWRF, encoded by the coding sequence ATGCACCCGACCCGTCGCGCCGTCTACCTCGCGCCCTGCCTGCTCGCCCTCGGCGGGGCCGCCACCAGCGCCCACGGGGCCGCCTTTCAGCTCCAGGAGCAGAGCGCCTCGCTGCTCGGCAGCGCCTTCGCCGGACGCAGCGCGGACGCCCACGACATCAGCCACACCTTCTTCAACCCGGCCACCCTCGGCGTACACGCCGGTCGCGGTGCCGAGGCGGAACTGGTCCTCAGCTACATCGACCCGACCTTCGATTTCGAGGCGGATGACCCGCAGGCCGCCGGAGCGCTTGGCTTCGATGCGAGCGCCAGTGGTGGCGAGAGCGCCCTGGCCCCGGTCTTCTACGCCGGCTTCGACCTGGCCCCGGACCTGCGCGCCGGGCTCGGCATCAACGTCCCCTACGGCCTGGAGACCGACTACCCGGAGGACTGGGTGGGCCGCTACGACGCCGTCAACACCGACCTGGTCACCATCGACATCAACCCCCAGCTCGGCTGGCGGGTGGACGAGCGGCTCTCCGTGGGCTTTGGGGTGTCGGCCCAGTACGCCGATGCGACGCTGTCGCAGATGGTGTCAAATAATCCAAGCGACCCGAACGATGACAACAAACTCAGCGTGGAGGGCGACGACTGGTCGTACGGCTTCAACCTGGGCGCCCACTACGCCGTCACCGAGGCCACCCAACTCGGCATCGCCTACCGCCACGGCATGAGCCACACCCTATCCGGCGACGCCGAACTCAGCGAGGACCTTGGATTGGGCACCGAGACCGGCGGCGAGGCGGATCTGGACATCCCGGCCAGCCTCAACCTGGGTGTCAGCCACCGACTCGACCGCCGGTGGACCCTGCTCGCCGACGCCACCTGGACCCAGTGGAGTGATTTCGACGAGCTGGCCATCCAATTCGATGAAGCCATCCTCGTGGACGCCGCAGGCGATCCAATCCTCGAACAGTCCGATGACTACGACTGGGACGACACCTGGCTGCTCTCCCTGGGCACCCGCTTCGACCTCAACGAGCGCTGGGACCTGCGCGCCGGGGTGGCCTACGACCAGACGCCCACCGGCGACAGCAACCGCACGCCGCGCATCCCCGACGAGGACCGCACCTGGCTGGCGGTGGGCGGCAGCTGGTACCCGGCGGCGGCCGAGCAGCTGAGCGTCGACTTCGGCTACACCTACATCTGGCTGGACGATGCCGAGATCACCGTCGCCGACCGTGAGGAACTCGAAGCTGCCGGGGTCGATCCGGTGGACGGCGAGTACGAATCCAACGTGCAGATCTTCGCCGCCTCCGCCAACTGGCGCTTCTAG
- the msrA gene encoding peptide-methionine (S)-S-oxide reductase MsrA produces MAETRAATFGGGCFWCIEGVFQRLRGVEAAVSGYAGGATEHPTYRQVCSGTTGHAEVVQVRFDPEQIGYRELLEVFFTIHDPTQRNRQGPDVGSQYRSIILYADEEQRRTAVELIRELDESGALTGPVVTEVEPLYAFYPAEPEHQRYYDGAPQAPYCRAMIAPKIARARERYPERFERD; encoded by the coding sequence ATGGCAGAGACCCGGGCGGCGACCTTCGGCGGCGGGTGTTTCTGGTGCATCGAGGGGGTCTTCCAGCGCCTGCGCGGGGTCGAGGCGGCCGTCTCCGGCTACGCCGGCGGCGCGACCGAGCACCCGACCTATCGCCAGGTGTGCAGCGGCACCACCGGCCACGCCGAGGTGGTGCAGGTGCGCTTCGACCCCGAACAGATCGGCTACCGCGAGCTCCTCGAGGTCTTCTTCACCATACACGACCCCACCCAGCGCAACCGGCAGGGGCCGGATGTCGGCAGCCAGTACCGCTCCATCATCCTCTACGCCGACGAAGAGCAGCGGCGCACCGCCGTGGAGCTCATCCGCGAACTGGATGAGTCCGGCGCCCTGACCGGCCCGGTGGTCACCGAGGTCGAGCCACTCTACGCCTTCTACCCTGCCGAGCCGGAGCACCAGCGCTACTACGACGGCGCCCCGCAGGCCCCCTACTGCCGGGCCATGATCGCGCCGAAGATCGCCCGCGCCCGGGAACGCTACCCGGAGCGCTTCGAGCGGGACTAG
- a CDS encoding response regulator transcription factor, whose amino-acid sequence MTPTITVSELAVLLVEPSDVQRRILAESLREAGIHHLEEAGTLADARERFRAMRPDLVVSAMYLPDGTAEDFLLELRDEPATADQPFMLVSSVRDRGQLETLRQSGVMAILPKPFTADDLDRAVRASVDLLSEQELELDHVDITTLRFLLVDDSRMARSYLRRVFETLGAEHFVEAANGREAVEALHRSSFDLIVTDYNMPEMDGAELVRYVREQPQFLHLPILMISSRPDHASLAGVTQAGVDTICDKPFEPETARQTLLRLFS is encoded by the coding sequence ATGACCCCGACCATCACCGTCTCCGAACTCGCCGTCCTGCTGGTGGAGCCCTCCGACGTGCAGCGGCGGATCCTCGCCGAAAGCCTGCGCGAGGCCGGCATCCACCACCTGGAGGAGGCCGGCACGCTGGCCGACGCCCGCGAGCGGTTCCGGGCCATGCGGCCCGATCTGGTGGTCAGCGCCATGTACCTGCCCGACGGGACCGCCGAGGACTTCCTGCTCGAACTCCGCGACGAGCCGGCCACCGCCGACCAGCCCTTCATGCTGGTCTCCAGCGTGCGCGACCGCGGGCAGCTGGAGACCCTGCGCCAGTCCGGGGTCATGGCCATCCTGCCCAAGCCGTTCACCGCCGATGATCTGGACCGGGCGGTGCGCGCCAGCGTGGACCTGCTCAGCGAGCAGGAGCTCGAACTCGACCACGTGGACATCACCACCCTGCGCTTTTTGCTGGTGGACGACAGCCGCATGGCGCGCAGCTACCTGCGCCGGGTCTTCGAGACCCTCGGGGCGGAGCACTTCGTCGAGGCCGCCAACGGGCGCGAGGCGGTGGAGGCACTGCACCGCTCGAGCTTCGATCTGATCGTTACCGACTACAACATGCCGGAGATGGACGGCGCCGAGCTGGTCCGCTACGTCCGCGAACAGCCGCAGTTCCTGCACCTGCCCATCCTGATGATCAGCTCCCGTCCCGACCACGCCAGCCTGGCCGGGGTGACCCAGGCCGGGGTGGACACCATCTGCGACAAGCCGTTCGAGCCGGAGACGGCGCGCCAGACCCTGCTGCGCCTGTTCAGCTGA
- a CDS encoding SO_0444 family Cu/Zn efflux transporter, whose product MIATAIEAGTNILDVTATVAPWLLIGLALGAVVQVLIPTHRLRQWLGGSGVAPVARAAVIGAPLPLCSCGAIPTALSLHRGGGSRGASTAFLVGTPGIGIDSVVLTWVLMGPFMAVSRVVGAVATAIATGLAVGRVPPAVPATVGEAGCASGCTGSTDHAEYAPDPGPVRHMGRVMLRLIDDIGTWLIIGLILAGLMITFVPPGSLAAWGSGLLAMVVLALVGIPLYVCATAATPVAAAMLIAGVSPGAVLVFLIAGPVTSLATLLVLRRELGTPAAGVYLGSIVVAALMVGLVVDGVVALGGLEPAAMAGAAREIWPEWVERAAAGVMLTLIIVPARRAVRRAGHWAWSVARGGRRVRT is encoded by the coding sequence ATGATCGCCACAGCCATCGAAGCCGGCACCAACATCCTCGACGTCACCGCAACGGTGGCGCCCTGGCTGCTCATCGGCCTGGCGCTGGGGGCGGTGGTCCAGGTGTTGATCCCGACCCACCGGCTCCGTCAGTGGCTGGGCGGTTCGGGGGTTGCGCCGGTGGCCCGTGCCGCGGTGATCGGAGCGCCGCTGCCGCTGTGCTCCTGCGGCGCCATCCCCACCGCGCTCTCCCTCCACCGCGGGGGGGGCTCGCGCGGGGCCTCCACGGCCTTTCTGGTGGGCACGCCGGGGATCGGCATCGACTCGGTGGTGTTGACCTGGGTGCTGATGGGTCCGTTCATGGCGGTCTCACGGGTGGTGGGTGCCGTGGCCACGGCCATCGCCACCGGGCTGGCCGTGGGCCGGGTGCCGCCGGCCGTGCCGGCGACGGTCGGAGAGGCCGGCTGCGCGTCGGGGTGCACGGGGTCGACGGACCATGCCGAGTACGCTCCGGACCCCGGGCCGGTGCGCCACATGGGCCGGGTGATGCTCCGGCTCATCGATGACATTGGCACCTGGCTGATCATCGGCCTGATCCTCGCCGGGCTGATGATCACCTTCGTCCCGCCCGGTTCTCTGGCGGCCTGGGGCAGCGGGCTGCTGGCCATGGTTGTGCTGGCCCTGGTGGGGATCCCGCTGTACGTCTGTGCCACGGCGGCCACGCCGGTGGCCGCGGCGATGCTGATCGCCGGGGTGTCGCCGGGGGCGGTGCTGGTCTTTTTGATTGCCGGGCCGGTGACCAGCCTGGCCACGCTGCTGGTCCTGCGCCGGGAGCTGGGCACCCCGGCCGCAGGGGTCTATCTGGGCAGCATCGTCGTAGCGGCCCTGATGGTCGGACTGGTCGTCGATGGCGTGGTGGCCCTGGGCGGGCTCGAGCCGGCGGCCATGGCCGGTGCCGCCCGGGAGATCTGGCCGGAGTGGGTCGAGCGTGCCGCCGCCGGTGTCATGCTGACGTTGATCATTGTCCCGGCGCGCCGGGCGGTGCGCCGCGCCGGCCACTGGGCCTGGTCGGTTGCCCGGGGCGGGCGTCGGGTCCGGACCTGA